The following coding sequences lie in one Thermus antranikianii DSM 12462 genomic window:
- the cutA gene encoding divalent-cation tolerance protein CutA: protein MEEVVLITAPSEEVGRTLARTLVEEGLAACVNLVPGLTSVYRWQGEVVEDREVLLIVKTTTFAFPRLRERVLSLHPYTVPEIIALPIAEGHGPYLDWLKENVR, encoded by the coding sequence ATGGAGGAGGTGGTCCTGATCACCGCCCCCAGCGAGGAGGTGGGCCGCACCCTGGCCCGCACCCTGGTGGAGGAGGGCCTGGCCGCCTGCGTGAACCTGGTGCCGGGCCTCACCTCCGTCTACCGCTGGCAGGGGGAGGTGGTGGAGGACCGGGAGGTCCTCCTCATCGTCAAAACCACCACCTTCGCCTTCCCCCGGCTTAGGGAGCGGGTTCTCTCCCTCCACCCCTACACCGTGCCCGAGATCATCGCCCTGCCCATCGCCGAGGGGCACGGGCCCTACCTGGACTGGCTTAAGGAGAACGTGCGGTGA
- a CDS encoding helix-turn-helix domain-containing protein, giving the protein MDLAKHQRRPRLQLKLQHHPDNLHALYRESQDPIERSRWHALWLLATGHPIPKVAQTLGYSTRWVRDTLHRYNQGKPMADLRHQNPGQPPLLPPELREAFRQAL; this is encoded by the coding sequence ATGGACCTCGCCAAACACCAACGCCGCCCCCGGCTGCAACTCAAGCTGCAGCATCACCCGGATAACCTTCACGCCCTGTACCGGGAAAGCCAAGACCCCATAGAACGCTCCCGCTGGCACGCCCTCTGGCTCCTCGCCACCGGCCACCCCATCCCAAAAGTCGCCCAAACCCTGGGCTACTCCACCCGCTGGGTCCGGGACACCCTCCACCGCTACAACCAAGGCAAGCCCATGGCCGACCTCCGCCACCAAAACCCAGGCCAGCCCCCCTTGCTCCCCCCAGAACTCCGGGAGGCCTTCCGCCAGGCCCT